From one Dermacentor silvarum isolate Dsil-2018 chromosome 3, BIME_Dsil_1.4, whole genome shotgun sequence genomic stretch:
- the LOC119443739 gene encoding uncharacterized protein LOC119443739 produces CQTAFTVYSTLTSSSFRFFTGLSKDVFDELVRSLEATAEQNSFVLPFQDQVLLTLMRLRLGLLLNDLSFRFGISTALVSRIFCTIVSALAHFSRKYLVFWLARETIRRTMPSIFEDYPLATCIIDCFEIFAEKPGNLLRRNQTYSHYKSHNTAKVLHVIAPNGFVMFISKPYGGRASDRFITLDSGFTRFLTPGDEILADRGFTIGDCLPMGVNLRLPSFSKGRQQISGPELVKSRRLARLRIHVERSIRRLKCFRILKHFPASIFAKKPLANDVLTAVAGLCNLQPPLIKDRVISAPSN; encoded by the coding sequence TGTCAAACAGCATTTACTGTCTACTCGACTCTCACTTCAAGCTCCTTCAGGTTTTTTACAGGGCTTTCAAAGGATGTGTTTGATGAATTGGTGAGGTCTCTTGAAGCAACTGCTGAGCAGAACTCATTTGTTTTACCCTTCCAAGATCAGGTGCTGCTGACACTTATGAGGCTGCGCTTAGGGCTGCTACTTAATGACCTCAGTTTCCGCTTCGGTATTTCCACAGCTCTAGTGAGCAGGATTTTCTGCACTATAGTGTCAGCTCTTGCTCACTTTTCTAGAAAATATCTGGTGTTCTGGCTGGCAAGAGAAACAATTAGAAGAACAATGCCTAGCATTTTTGAGGACTATCCGCTAGCAACATGCATCATCGATTGCTTTGAGATTTTTGCTGAGAAACCGGGCAACTTGCTACGGAGAAATCAGACCTACAGTCATTATAAATCCCACAACACTGCCAAAGTACTGCACGTCATTGCACCCAATGGGTTTGTGATGTTCATTTCCAAGCCATATGGTGGACGTGCAAGCGATCGGTTCATCACATTGGACAGTGGCTTTACAAGGTTTCTGACACCAGGTGATGAGATCCTGGCTGACAGGGGTTTCACAATAGGCGACTGTTTACCAATGGGAGTAAATCTAAGGTTACCAAGCTTTTCAAAAGGCAGACAACAAATAAGTGGCCCTGAGCTAGTAAAGTCAAGGCGCCTAGCAAGGCTCCGCATTCATGTTGAGCGGTCTATAAGACGACTTAAATGCTTCAGGATACTGAAGCATTTTCCCGCAAGCATCTTTGCAAAAAAACCACTTGCTAATGATGTACTGACTGCTGTAGCCGGGCTGTGCAATCTTCAGCCACCTTTAATTAAGGACAGAGTGATTTCTGCACCTTcaaactaa